The Gemmatimonadota bacterium sequence GCGAGGCCAAAGTCCAGACAAAAAGCCTTGGCATGGCCGATGTGCAGATAGCCATTTGGCTCTGGGGGAAAGCGCGTTACGATTTTTTTGTGTTTGCCATTTTTTACGTCTTCGCGAACAATTTCACGGATAAAATCCGTTGGTGCGTCTTCGGTTGTTGCCATTTTAAGACCTTTTGGGTTTTAGTTGTTAGTCTTCAGCTTTTTTACTTCACAGTGAACTGGTCTGAACGGCGACCAGTTATACACCGTTTCACCTGTTCTACTACCTGATCTAGAGGCACATCTGTGCGGTCATTTTCATGTCGCAATTTCATCTCTATCTGTCCATTTGCCAGGCCGCGCGATCCCACGGTCAAGCGTATTGGAATGCCGATTAAATCCGCATCGTTGAATTTTACGCCTGCGCGTTCATCGCGGTCGTCGAGCAAGACATCCAGTCCCGCGGCCTTTAGTTGTTCATACAATTTTTCGGCGGCTTCCAGTTCTCCTGCGGGTTTTCTGCCCGTCAGGACGACGATTTGCACCTCAAAGGGCGCGACCGATATCGGCCAGATAATGCCGTGGTCATCGTGATGGGCTTCGATAATACACGCCAATAATCGGCCCACGCCAATGCCGTAACACCCCATGAAGAGGGGCTGCATTTTGCCGTTTTCATCCAGGACCTTCGCGCCCATGCTGTCGCTGTACTTGGTGCCGAGCTTGAAGATATTGCCCACTTCAATGCCGCGCGTGCTGTCGAGCGGGGTTTCGCATTCTGGACAGGGCATGCCTTTTTCTACGGCGATGAGGTCTGTGACGATGTCGGGATCAAAATCGCGTCCCACATTGACATTTAAGTAGTGATACCCTTCCTCATTTGCTCCCGATACAAAATTTGTTCCTTTTGCGATGGCTTCATCTACGACTACGATTGCATTTTTCACAGCCATTGGCGACGCATATCCGGGGACTGCGCCGACTGCGGTGATTTCCTCGTCTGTTGCTGGGCGCAATGCCTGCGCCTTTACTACGTTGGCGAGTTTGGTTTCATTTAATTCGCGATCGCCGCGCAGTACTGCAAAGATAAATTTTTCTTCGCCGCTTATTGTGCCGATTAAAAATACGGCTTTGGCTGTCTCGCTCTGCGGTACGTTCAAAAACGACGCGACTTCTTCGATGGTTTTGCAATTGGGGGTCGCCACTTTTTGCAGGGGTTTTTCGCTTTCCGCTTCAATGGTTTCTCGCTTATATGTCGCTACCTGTCGATTGGCCTGATAACCGCATGTATCGCATAAGAGCAGGGTGTCTTCGCCGCCCGGGTTTAAGTACATAAATTCATGCGCTTCTGTTCCGCCCATCATTCCCGGGTCGCTTTCTACTGAGATGACGTGGTCACCCAATCCCGCGCGCTCAAATATCCGCTGATATGCCTCGTACATGCGCGGGTAATACGCATCTAAACTCGCCTGGTCGATGTGAAAGCTGTACCCGTCTTTCATCGTAAATTCGCGTACGCGAATCAATCCGCCGCGGCTGCGCGGCTCGTCGCGGAATTTGGTCTGAAGCTGAAACGCGCTCAAGGGCAATTGTCGGTAGCTCTGTACCATGTGACGCGCCAGGTCGGTTACGGCTTCTTCGTGTGTCATTGCCAGACACATGTCGCGGTCTGCGCGGTCTTTCATGCGCATCATTTCCTGGCCCACATCGTTCCATCGACCACTCTCGTGCCAGATTTCCGCAGGTTGTACTACGGGCATCGAAATTTCAAAGCAATCTGCGCGTTCCATTTCTTCGCGCAAAATCTGTTCGATGTTCCGCTTCACGCGCAGTCCCAGCGGTAAGAAGCTAAAAATTCCCGATGCCAGAGGACGAATTAGCCCCGCGCGCAAAGCCAACTGGTGACTGATGGCTTCTGCATCTGCAGGCACCTCGCGCAGGGTTTGTGTCAATAATTGAGAGTAACGCATTTCTATTCCTTTAGAAAATTCTCGGGAAAATATAAACAAAATACGGGAATTAGAGCCAAATATTGTGTTCTGTTTGAAATTGTGGACGATTTGGCATTGCATAAAGTTTCACGATGGGCGTCCAAGTGCGATTAACAGATCTGGACGATTCGAGCCGATGGCGTCAACTCCCAGATCGATAACACGCTGTATCTCCTCAACCGTGTCGGGGTTCCAGGCGCGGATCAGGAGGCCGTGTGCATGGGCTTTCTGAACGAGCTGGGCGTCAATATTTGGATGGAGGATGTGTATCCCTACCGCTCCCATATCGATAGCCTGTTCACACGCATCAGATGGTGGATTCGACCACAACGCACCCAGTGCCAGGCTCGGATTAAGCTGGCGCGCTTCGCGTAGCCGCTCATGGACAAATGAGGTCAGAAGTACCTCGCTTTCTATATTATTTCGCTCAACCGTCCGGACGACTGGCTCGGCGGTGTCGGGTCCTTTCAGTTCAATCTGAAGGACCACTTTCTCGCGCACCAGGTCTATGACTTCCTGTAGTGTCGGAATGCGCTCTCCTTTACCGGCGTCCAACCGCTTGATTTCCTCTAACGTAAAGTCGGCGACCGCACCCTGTCCATCGGTCGTTCGATCTACGGTGGTATCGTGAATGACGACGAGGTGCTGATCGCGTGTGAGGTGTACGTCAAGCTCGATCTGATCGACGCCGAGATCTATCGCTTTTTGCATGGATAGCAGCGTATTTTCAGGTTCGAGTGCTGCTGCTCCCCGGTGTCCTGTAAGAATCATTTGAGTCCTCTCTTCCATAAATTTATCCGATTTCGACTATCAACCCATCTTCGCCGACCATGACTTCGCCGCCGTATTCTTTCCGAATCTGGTCGCCCATGCGATGCACAGCTTGTAGATCACCCGTGATATCTTCGATTACCAGATGCTTGATTATCACGCGTTTTACATTGGCTGCGGTTGCGATTTCTGCGATTT is a genomic window containing:
- a CDS encoding proline--tRNA ligase; protein product: MRYSQLLTQTLREVPADAEAISHQLALRAGLIRPLASGIFSFLPLGLRVKRNIEQILREEMERADCFEISMPVVQPAEIWHESGRWNDVGQEMMRMKDRADRDMCLAMTHEEAVTDLARHMVQSYRQLPLSAFQLQTKFRDEPRSRGGLIRVREFTMKDGYSFHIDQASLDAYYPRMYEAYQRIFERAGLGDHVISVESDPGMMGGTEAHEFMYLNPGGEDTLLLCDTCGYQANRQVATYKRETIEAESEKPLQKVATPNCKTIEEVASFLNVPQSETAKAVFLIGTISGEEKFIFAVLRGDRELNETKLANVVKAQALRPATDEEITAVGAVPGYASPMAVKNAIVVVDEAIAKGTNFVSGANEEGYHYLNVNVGRDFDPDIVTDLIAVEKGMPCPECETPLDSTRGIEVGNIFKLGTKYSDSMGAKVLDENGKMQPLFMGCYGIGVGRLLACIIEAHHDDHGIIWPISVAPFEVQIVVLTGRKPAGELEAAEKLYEQLKAAGLDVLLDDRDERAGVKFNDADLIGIPIRLTVGSRGLANGQIEMKLRHENDRTDVPLDQVVEQVKRCITGRRSDQFTVK
- a CDS encoding glycerophosphodiester phosphodiesterase family protein — translated: MILTGHRGAAALEPENTLLSMQKAIDLGVDQIELDVHLTRDQHLVVIHDTTVDRTTDGQGAVADFTLEEIKRLDAGKGERIPTLQEVIDLVREKVVLQIELKGPDTAEPVVRTVERNNIESEVLLTSFVHERLREARQLNPSLALGALWSNPPSDACEQAIDMGAVGIHILHPNIDAQLVQKAHAHGLLIRAWNPDTVEEIQRVIDLGVDAIGSNRPDLLIALGRPS